One stretch of Cydia fagiglandana chromosome 18, ilCydFagi1.1, whole genome shotgun sequence DNA includes these proteins:
- the LOC134673484 gene encoding RRP15-like protein has product MVVAPEMSKPILKVSVSDDETSSDDQASEVSEKEEGMEIEASGEESGNSASGEDNSDDEDAVMTNKGWGDSISKILSATKPKNKKTLVLSRAKKYSATEKVEKEEKPAFEVIGETKEEKPVLKKEDPDTSEPAPKKKKNEKPSIRVKPNILEKDRERLLNKIATKGVVQLFNAVRNQQKTLEKEMDRSDLSEAKKEKILKKFDKRAFLDTLMGQTKSVVVDQETKAPKNEVKSEEEKPRWNALRDDFMMGAKMKDWDKESVDE; this is encoded by the exons ATGGTGGTAGCTCCAGAAATGTCGAAGCCAATACTAAAAGTTTCAG TGTCCGACGATGAAACTTCAAGTGATGATCAAGCATCAGAAGTTTCAGAGAAAGAAGAGGGGATGGAAATTGAAGCATCAGGTGAAGAAAGTGGGAACTCTGCTTCAGGAGAAGACAACAGTGACGATGAAGATGCTGTAATGACCAACAAAGGCTGGGGCGATTCCATATCAAAGATTCTCAGCGCCACTAAACCCAAAAATAAGAAAACTTTGGTATTGTCAAGGGCTAAAAAGTACTCTGCAACAGAAAAGGTAGAAAAGGAAGAAAAACCGGCATTTGAAGTGATTGGGGAAACTAAAGAAGAAAAGCCAGTGTTAAAGAAAGAGGATCCAGACACTTCAGAACCAGCGCCTAAAAAGAAA aaaaatGAAAAGCCCTCAATAAGAGTAAAACCCAACATATTAGAAAAGGATAGAGAGAGGTTATTAAACAAGATTGCAACTAAAGGCGTTGTGCAGCTGTTTAATGCAGTCAGAAATCAGCAGAAGACATTAGAGAAGGAAATGGACAGGAGTGATCTATCTGAAGCTAAGAAGGAGAAAATCTTAAAGAAATTTGACAAAAGAGCATTCTTAGATACTCTCATGGGACAGACTAAATCAGTAGTTGTGGATCAGGAGACTAAAGCTCCCAAGAATGAAGTGAAGTCTGAGGAAGAGAAACCTAGGTGGAATGCATTAAG agatgacTTTATGATGGGTGCCAAGATGAAAGACTGGGATAAAGAGTCAGTAGATGAATGA